One part of the Sporosarcina ureae genome encodes these proteins:
- a CDS encoding DNA translocase FtsK — protein sequence MAKKRAKKRAPAKKKQQKNQQSQMQPLWFEILGVVLIGIAIIMIFEFGIIGQGLSAFSRFLLGNWYVALPFLIIVQALIFMVKRQIGGYKHRIVIGCLFVLGSMLLFSHVHLFQTLYESKVLMSNSALKETWKVLITNDGIHDQTGTLGGGMLGAVLFAMFYSLVDSSGATVAGVLLLLIGIILLTGKALIPFLVEQTPIFIGDIKKKWAAREKKTVKSPEEKRKESARTNRKSKPKVEKTAETQTVQEYIEPASEPIISSFTAKIEKAAEPQHTEELKTQANEAPAIDPKDPAADYPVMGGEQENEAYILPSTNLLEPPVTSDQSGEYDLIQANAKKLEKTFLSFGVKARVTQVHLGPAVTKYEILPDTGVKVSRIVSLADDIALALAASGIRIEAPIPGKSAVGIEVPNNSVAMVSLREVLESKENSPPGAKLLVGLGRDVTGQAMMTELNKMPHVLIAGATGSGKSVCVNGIIMSIIMRAKPHEVKMMMIDPKMVELNVFNGIPHLLAPVVTDPRKAAQALQRIVSEMERRYELFSHTGTRNIEGYNNHIEQWNEDHDEKHPRMPYIVVIVDELADLMMVASSDVEDSITRLAQMARAAGIHLIIATQRPSVDVITGIIKANIPSRIAFAVSSAIDSRTILDGGGAEKLLGRGDMLFLPAGASKPTRIQGAFVSDEEVEAVVNFVIEQQKAQYQEEMIPTEVEVVAPHEETDDLYDEAVQMVVDMQTASVSMIQRRFRVGYARAARIVDQMEARGVVGPPEGSKPRHVLLTKSEFEM from the coding sequence ATGGCAAAAAAACGAGCTAAAAAGAGAGCACCCGCTAAGAAAAAACAACAGAAAAATCAGCAAAGTCAAATGCAACCGCTCTGGTTTGAAATACTTGGTGTTGTATTGATTGGTATTGCGATAATTATGATCTTTGAATTCGGCATCATAGGCCAAGGTTTATCGGCATTTTCCCGATTTTTATTAGGTAATTGGTATGTAGCATTGCCATTTTTGATTATAGTGCAAGCCTTGATCTTTATGGTTAAGAGACAGATCGGTGGATATAAGCACCGAATAGTTATCGGCTGCTTATTTGTTTTAGGAAGCATGTTGCTATTCAGTCATGTACATTTATTTCAAACATTGTATGAAAGTAAAGTATTGATGTCGAATTCTGCACTTAAGGAAACATGGAAAGTCCTCATTACCAATGATGGGATCCATGATCAGACAGGGACGCTCGGTGGCGGCATGCTAGGCGCTGTGCTGTTCGCGATGTTTTATTCATTAGTGGATTCCTCGGGCGCTACTGTAGCGGGTGTGTTGCTACTGCTCATTGGTATTATCCTTTTGACAGGAAAAGCGCTGATTCCGTTTTTGGTGGAGCAAACACCTATCTTTATTGGTGATATAAAAAAGAAGTGGGCAGCTCGTGAAAAGAAAACTGTTAAGTCTCCTGAAGAAAAGAGAAAAGAAAGTGCTCGGACCAATAGGAAGAGTAAGCCTAAGGTAGAAAAGACTGCTGAAACGCAAACGGTTCAAGAGTATATTGAACCTGCTAGTGAACCGATTATTTCTAGTTTTACAGCAAAAATAGAAAAAGCCGCAGAACCGCAACATACAGAAGAATTAAAAACACAAGCAAATGAAGCACCTGCGATAGATCCTAAAGATCCTGCAGCAGATTATCCAGTAATGGGTGGAGAACAAGAAAATGAAGCGTATATTTTACCATCAACTAATCTACTAGAGCCCCCTGTAACAAGCGATCAATCTGGTGAATATGATTTGATTCAAGCGAACGCAAAGAAACTAGAGAAAACGTTCTTGAGCTTTGGAGTTAAAGCGCGCGTGACACAAGTCCATCTGGGACCAGCAGTCACCAAATATGAAATTCTGCCTGATACGGGTGTGAAGGTAAGTCGTATCGTTAGTTTAGCAGATGACATTGCATTGGCATTGGCGGCTAGTGGCATTCGTATTGAAGCACCTATCCCTGGTAAATCAGCGGTTGGGATTGAAGTGCCAAACAATTCTGTGGCAATGGTTAGTTTACGTGAAGTGCTCGAATCAAAAGAAAATAGTCCACCGGGTGCCAAGTTACTTGTAGGTTTAGGCCGCGACGTGACAGGACAAGCGATGATGACTGAACTTAATAAGATGCCACACGTATTAATTGCTGGGGCAACGGGTAGCGGTAAGAGTGTCTGTGTCAACGGTATAATTATGAGTATCATCATGCGAGCAAAACCGCATGAAGTGAAAATGATGATGATTGATCCCAAGATGGTGGAGCTGAATGTCTTTAACGGGATTCCACATTTATTGGCACCGGTAGTCACAGATCCAAGAAAAGCGGCCCAAGCATTACAGCGTATTGTGTCTGAGATGGAGCGTAGGTATGAATTATTCTCCCATACAGGTACTCGAAATATTGAAGGGTATAACAATCACATTGAACAATGGAATGAAGATCATGACGAGAAACACCCACGCATGCCGTATATCGTCGTCATCGTCGATGAGCTGGCAGACTTAATGATGGTAGCGTCAAGTGATGTTGAAGATTCCATCACGCGTCTGGCACAAATGGCAAGAGCCGCGGGTATTCATTTAATTATCGCTACACAGCGTCCAAGTGTGGATGTGATCACGGGTATCATCAAAGCAAATATTCCTTCTCGGATTGCATTTGCCGTATCATCTGCCATCGATTCACGAACTATTCTAGACGGTGGCGGTGCAGAGAAGTTATTAGGCCGTGGAGATATGTTATTCCTACCTGCTGGCGCTTCAAAACCGACACGTATACAAGGAGCATTTGTATCAGATGAAGAAGTAGAAGCGGTTGTGAATTTCGTGATCGAGCAACAAAAAGCTCAGTATCAAGAAGAAATGATTCCAACTGAAGTAGAAGTTGTGGCACCGCATGAAGAAACTGACGATTTATATGATGAGGCGGTACAGATGGTAGTAGATATGCAGACTGCTTCCGTCTCCATGATTCAGCGGCGGTTCCGTGTCGGCTATGCCAGAGCTGCACGTATTGTGGATCAAATGGAAGCACGGGGAGTCGTTGGACCGCCTGAGGGCAGTAAACCAAGACACGTACTACTCACTAAGTCTGAGTTCGAAATGTAA
- a CDS encoding BMP family lipoprotein produces MKKRKFGLAMSLVLAAGTMLAACGSDDKGKNDAGEKPATGDSGEKSEFSVAMVTDVGGIDDKSFNQSAWKGVREFGEDQGWEKGTGGYDYLQSTGPEDYTTNLNNLARRDFNLIYGVGFLMEDAIEDIAAQQKDTQFSIIDGEVDAPNVASILFKEQEGGYLAGVAAGLMTKSDKVGFIGGMDNPVIERFEAGFLEGVKAVKPEIKVDSKYVGAFDKAELGKAEAGRMYSSGVDIIFHAAGGTGNGVFSEAKERKQADKDAYVWVIGVDSDQYEEGKVGDDNVTLTSMLKRVDVAVKDIADLAMAGNFPGGETKVYGLQDDGLGLADSRGAIPQDVLDQIDEHAQKIANGEIEVPEFVEKKK; encoded by the coding sequence ATGAAAAAAAGAAAGTTTGGTCTAGCAATGTCTTTGGTGCTAGCCGCAGGTACGATGTTAGCAGCATGTGGCTCTGACGATAAAGGCAAAAACGATGCAGGTGAAAAGCCAGCAACGGGAGATAGCGGTGAGAAAAGCGAATTCTCAGTTGCTATGGTTACTGACGTTGGAGGTATCGATGATAAATCATTCAACCAATCTGCATGGAAAGGTGTAAGAGAATTCGGGGAAGATCAAGGATGGGAAAAGGGAACTGGTGGATACGATTACCTTCAGTCAACTGGCCCAGAAGATTATACAACAAATCTAAATAACTTGGCTCGTCGTGATTTCAACTTAATTTACGGAGTAGGTTTCTTGATGGAAGATGCAATTGAAGATATTGCAGCTCAACAAAAAGATACTCAATTCTCAATTATTGATGGTGAAGTAGATGCTCCAAACGTAGCTAGCATCCTCTTTAAAGAACAAGAAGGAGGATACTTAGCTGGGGTGGCAGCTGGATTAATGACAAAGTCAGATAAGGTTGGTTTCATCGGCGGTATGGACAATCCTGTAATCGAGCGTTTTGAAGCTGGATTTCTTGAAGGCGTAAAAGCAGTGAAGCCTGAAATTAAAGTAGACTCAAAATATGTAGGTGCGTTTGATAAAGCAGAACTTGGTAAAGCTGAGGCAGGCCGTATGTATTCTTCAGGCGTAGATATTATTTTCCACGCTGCTGGTGGAACAGGCAACGGTGTATTCTCAGAAGCAAAAGAGCGTAAGCAAGCAGATAAAGATGCATACGTTTGGGTTATTGGTGTAGACTCTGACCAGTATGAAGAAGGTAAAGTTGGAGATGACAACGTTACACTAACATCTATGTTGAAGCGTGTTGACGTAGCAGTTAAAGACATTGCTGATCTTGCAATGGCTGGTAACTTCCCAGGTGGGGAAACAAAAGTATATGGTCTTCAAGATGATGGTTTAGGTCTTGCTGATTCACGTGGAGCGATTCCACAAGACGTGTTGGATCAAATTGATGAACATGCACAAAAAATTGCAAATGGCGAAATTGAAGTACCTGAGTTTGTAGAAAAGAAGAAATAA
- a CDS encoding ABC transporter ATP-binding protein, with product MDYVIEMLDVSKKFGNFYANDHITLQLEKGEIHALLGENGAGKSTLMNVLFGLYQPDGGEIRVHGEKVEITDPNVANDLGIGMVHQHFMLVENLTVTENIILGSEPTKSGIINIKDSAKKVADISKMYGLDVDPYAKIEDISVGMQQRVEILKTLYRGADILIFDEPTASLTPQEIDELLNIMKKLVAEGKSIILITHKLAEIMNVSDKVTVIRKGKGIGTVITSETNPEELATLMVGRQVTFKTEKGPSNPTEEVLKIENLQVNDYRGVAKLKGLNLSVRRGEIVGIAGIDGNGQSELIEAITGLTKVKSGNIYINEEDVTNKKPRKITETGIGHIPQDRHKHGLILDFSVAYNAALQSYYHEPLSKGGIMNYKVVNKKAEELIKEFDVRTQGTHELARALSGGNQQKLIIGREVLRNPDLLIAALPTRGLDVGAIEFIHRRLIEQRDSGKAVLLITFELDEVMNVSDKIAVIYDGTIVGTVIPQETTEQALGLMMAGHSKDVAEKKVLAATKDGDEHHVE from the coding sequence ATGGATTATGTAATTGAGATGCTAGATGTTTCAAAAAAGTTCGGGAATTTCTATGCAAACGATCATATTACATTACAACTGGAAAAAGGCGAGATTCATGCATTGCTAGGTGAAAACGGTGCTGGTAAATCTACCTTAATGAACGTATTATTTGGTTTATATCAACCGGATGGTGGCGAAATTCGTGTTCATGGCGAAAAAGTAGAAATCACTGATCCAAACGTAGCAAATGATCTAGGAATTGGGATGGTGCATCAGCATTTTATGTTGGTGGAGAATTTAACTGTTACCGAGAATATTATTTTAGGCAGTGAACCAACTAAATCAGGGATTATCAACATTAAGGATTCCGCGAAAAAAGTTGCGGATATTTCCAAGATGTATGGACTTGACGTTGATCCGTACGCCAAAATAGAAGATATTTCTGTAGGTATGCAACAACGTGTCGAAATTCTGAAGACGCTTTATCGTGGGGCAGATATCTTAATATTTGATGAACCCACCGCATCATTAACACCTCAGGAAATTGATGAATTATTGAATATCATGAAAAAACTTGTAGCAGAAGGAAAATCAATCATCTTGATCACCCATAAATTGGCGGAAATTATGAACGTTTCAGACAAAGTAACTGTCATCCGCAAAGGTAAAGGAATCGGTACTGTTATCACATCAGAAACGAATCCCGAAGAGTTGGCGACGTTGATGGTAGGACGTCAAGTCACATTTAAAACGGAAAAAGGTCCATCCAATCCGACTGAAGAAGTATTAAAGATAGAAAATCTACAAGTAAATGACTACCGAGGTGTTGCCAAGTTAAAAGGCCTTAACCTTTCTGTACGACGTGGTGAAATAGTGGGGATTGCCGGCATTGACGGTAACGGTCAATCCGAATTAATCGAAGCAATTACTGGATTGACGAAAGTGAAAAGTGGAAATATTTATATTAATGAAGAAGATGTAACCAATAAAAAGCCAAGAAAAATTACAGAGACTGGTATTGGACATATTCCTCAGGACCGTCATAAACATGGGCTTATATTAGACTTTTCAGTTGCATATAATGCTGCTCTTCAATCGTATTATCATGAACCGTTATCTAAAGGCGGTATTATGAATTATAAAGTTGTTAATAAAAAAGCGGAAGAACTAATCAAGGAATTTGATGTAAGGACTCAAGGTACACACGAATTAGCGAGAGCGTTATCCGGAGGAAATCAGCAAAAGCTGATCATCGGAAGAGAAGTCTTGAGAAATCCAGACTTACTGATTGCCGCATTACCAACACGTGGTTTGGACGTTGGTGCAATTGAGTTTATTCATCGTCGTCTGATTGAACAACGTGACAGTGGAAAAGCGGTTTTACTCATTACGTTTGAATTAGATGAAGTCATGAACGTCTCTGATAAAATCGCAGTTATTTATGATGGAACTATTGTAGGCACGGTAATTCCGCAAGAAACTACGGAACAAGCATTAGGGTTGATGATGGCAGGCCATTCAAAAGATGTTGCTGAGAAAAAGGTACTAGCTGCTACGAAGGATGGTGATGAACATCATGTCGAATAG
- a CDS encoding ABC transporter permease, with amino-acid sequence MSNRVINILVPVISIFLGLLVGAIVMLISDYNPITGYIALWNGIFGDSYAIGETIRQISPYILAGLAVAFAFRTGLFNIGVEGQLIVGWFAAAYVGMAFDLPKIIHLPFALIAAAAAGALWGLVPGILKATLKVHEVIVTIMMNYVALHVVNALIKTLSGGGFKLERIHESASLRSEFLSNLTDYSTLHYGIFVALAMVIVMWFILEKTKTGFELKSVGYNEHAARYAGMSANKNIVLAMVISGAFAGLGGAMEALGTFGNMSSMGGFTGIGFDGIAVALLGANTPLGVIFGATLFGSLKYGANNMPNEAGIPVEIVSIIIALVIFFVACGYIIRVGLIRLRNKKEAK; translated from the coding sequence ATGTCGAATAGAGTGATCAATATACTGGTCCCAGTGATTTCGATCTTTTTAGGACTCTTGGTAGGCGCGATCGTGATGCTGATCAGTGACTATAATCCCATCACAGGCTATATAGCATTATGGAATGGTATTTTTGGTGATTCTTATGCGATAGGTGAAACGATTCGTCAGATCAGTCCATACATCCTTGCAGGGCTTGCAGTAGCATTCGCATTTAGAACTGGACTTTTCAATATTGGGGTAGAAGGACAATTGATCGTAGGTTGGTTTGCTGCGGCTTACGTAGGGATGGCATTTGATCTTCCCAAAATCATTCACTTACCATTCGCGCTCATTGCGGCAGCAGCTGCAGGAGCATTATGGGGACTAGTACCAGGTATTTTAAAAGCTACATTGAAAGTACATGAAGTTATTGTCACTATTATGATGAACTATGTTGCCCTACATGTGGTTAACGCATTAATTAAAACACTTTCCGGTGGTGGATTCAAATTGGAGCGTATCCATGAATCAGCCTCACTCCGGTCAGAGTTCTTATCTAATCTAACGGACTACTCCACATTGCACTACGGAATATTTGTAGCTCTGGCTATGGTGATCGTCATGTGGTTCATTTTAGAGAAAACTAAAACTGGATTTGAATTGAAGTCTGTTGGGTATAACGAACACGCAGCGCGCTATGCTGGGATGAGCGCTAATAAGAATATTGTTCTCGCAATGGTCATCTCTGGCGCGTTCGCTGGACTTGGTGGTGCAATGGAGGCACTTGGTACGTTTGGTAACATGTCTTCAATGGGCGGCTTTACAGGGATCGGTTTTGATGGAATTGCCGTAGCCTTGCTTGGAGCAAATACGCCACTCGGTGTCATCTTCGGTGCTACGTTATTCGGTTCTTTGAAATACGGAGCGAATAATATGCCGAACGAAGCAGGAATTCCTGTAGAAATTGTTTCGATTATTATTGCATTGGTTATTTTCTTTGTAGCCTGCGGATACATCATCCGTGTAGGACTCATACGTTTACGTAATAAGAAGGAGGCGAAGTGA
- a CDS encoding ABC transporter permease produces the protein MLDVLYFIIPITIASAAPLIFTAIGGVFSERSGVINIGLEGLMIMGAFIGILFNLFFADTFGAWTPWLALLVAMLVSALFATLHAVASISFRADQVVSGVAINMLGLAIALFSVKMIFGKGQTDFIQQKIPRFNVPYLEDIPIIGPMFFKLVYGSSIIAIATAIIAWFVIYKTPFGLRLRSVGEHPMAADTMGIKVTKIRYIAVIISGGLAGIGGAVYSQTITNDFGHATINGQGFMALAAMIFGKWHPLGAMGAALFFGFAQALAISSSSIKLLADIPAVYFHIFPYVLTILALAGFLGKAKAPKALGKPYVKGNR, from the coding sequence ATGTTAGACGTATTATATTTCATCATACCTATAACAATTGCTTCAGCAGCCCCTCTTATTTTTACAGCAATTGGCGGTGTCTTCTCTGAACGATCCGGTGTTATCAATATCGGTTTGGAAGGTCTTATGATCATGGGTGCATTCATCGGTATTCTGTTCAATCTATTTTTCGCGGATACCTTTGGCGCTTGGACACCTTGGCTCGCATTACTTGTTGCTATGCTTGTTTCAGCACTATTTGCAACACTTCATGCAGTAGCTTCTATCTCCTTCAGAGCGGATCAGGTAGTTTCAGGTGTTGCGATAAACATGTTAGGTCTTGCCATTGCATTATTTTCCGTGAAAATGATTTTTGGTAAAGGACAAACAGATTTCATTCAACAAAAAATTCCTAGATTTAACGTGCCGTATTTGGAAGATATTCCGATTATCGGACCGATGTTCTTCAAATTAGTATATGGGTCTTCTATTATAGCGATTGCTACTGCAATTATCGCATGGTTCGTAATTTACAAAACACCGTTTGGTCTACGTCTGCGATCTGTAGGAGAACATCCTATGGCTGCAGACACAATGGGAATTAAAGTAACGAAAATACGCTATATTGCAGTTATTATTTCAGGTGGACTGGCGGGAATTGGTGGAGCAGTTTATTCACAGACCATCACAAATGATTTTGGGCATGCGACTATCAATGGTCAAGGGTTCATGGCTTTAGCTGCAATGATTTTTGGAAAGTGGCATCCGCTGGGTGCAATGGGAGCTGCGTTATTCTTCGGATTTGCCCAGGCACTTGCGATTAGTTCGTCAAGTATTAAGTTACTAGCTGATATTCCAGCAGTTTATTTCCACATCTTCCCTTACGTCTTGACTATACTAGCTCTTGCTGGATTCCTTGGAAAAGCAAAAGCACCGAAAGCACTTGGTAAGCCGTACGTTAAAGGAAATCGATAA
- the yfmF gene encoding EF-P 5-aminopentanol modification-associated protein YfmF codes for MFNKTKLQDGVHLYIRKTEQFKTVNVTIKWKVPLDQQKASERTVLANVMENSTKQYPTMSSMRKALDELYGTVLFTDVSKRSSQHIVSLYTECVNDEFFAGEDIFKQLWQLIRSVVFDPNVTNKAFDPDVTDREKRNVRDRIRSIYDDKTRFAQKRMLEIMRPNHPASISAYGTEEAVSQITKESLYTTYEDMINNDLIDIYVVGDVDEKYIIEQIKQFLPFTARDAEEQLDLPEVKVSDSVNTIREQQDMKQGKLHLGFHTPVSFHHPDYHKMQITNGIFGGFAHSKLFMNVREKESMAYYANSAFASHYGIVYVTAGIDADLEEKAVKLILEQLTSLQNGESTEVELNQTIALLENSILSANDSARSQIEIYDQYKELDENFTADRLIEKWESVTLEDIKDMANTVQLEIVYLLSGKEDVSE; via the coding sequence ATGTTCAATAAAACAAAATTACAAGATGGCGTACATTTGTATATACGGAAAACGGAACAGTTCAAAACGGTTAATGTGACAATTAAGTGGAAAGTACCACTGGATCAGCAGAAAGCTTCTGAACGTACGGTGTTGGCGAATGTGATGGAAAATTCAACGAAGCAGTACCCAACAATGAGTTCCATGCGCAAAGCACTGGACGAATTGTACGGTACGGTATTATTTACTGACGTTTCGAAAAGAAGTTCGCAGCATATAGTTTCGCTTTATACAGAGTGTGTAAACGATGAGTTTTTTGCAGGTGAAGATATCTTTAAGCAATTATGGCAATTAATTCGTTCTGTAGTGTTCGATCCTAACGTAACGAATAAAGCATTTGATCCGGATGTCACGGATAGAGAAAAACGCAATGTCCGCGATCGGATTCGTTCTATTTATGACGACAAAACGCGCTTCGCTCAGAAGCGCATGCTTGAAATCATGAGACCCAATCATCCTGCATCTATTTCTGCTTACGGCACAGAAGAAGCTGTATCTCAAATTACAAAGGAAAGTCTTTATACTACATATGAAGATATGATCAATAACGATTTGATTGATATTTATGTAGTAGGAGATGTAGATGAAAAATATATTATTGAGCAAATTAAGCAATTCCTACCATTTACTGCACGTGATGCAGAAGAGCAACTGGATTTACCTGAAGTAAAAGTGTCGGATTCAGTGAATACAATTAGAGAACAGCAAGATATGAAACAAGGTAAGCTTCATCTTGGATTCCATACGCCTGTTTCTTTCCATCATCCTGACTATCATAAGATGCAAATAACAAACGGTATTTTCGGTGGCTTCGCTCACAGTAAATTGTTCATGAATGTGCGGGAAAAAGAAAGCATGGCATACTATGCGAATAGTGCATTTGCTTCGCATTACGGTATAGTCTACGTCACAGCAGGTATTGATGCGGACTTAGAAGAGAAAGCTGTTAAACTAATTCTTGAGCAACTGACCTCACTACAGAATGGGGAAAGTACAGAAGTGGAACTGAATCAAACAATCGCTCTTCTTGAAAATAGTATTTTGAGCGCAAATGATTCGGCTCGTAGTCAGATTGAAATTTATGATCAATATAAAGAATTGGACGAGAACTTCACTGCAGATCGACTTATCGAAAAGTGGGAATCCGTCACATTGGAAGATATAAAGGACATGGCGAATACAGTTCAATTAGAAATTGTGTATTTGCTTTCAGGTAAGGAGGATGTTTCCGAATGA